A window from Phycisphaeraceae bacterium encodes these proteins:
- a CDS encoding DEAD/DEAH box helicase, whose protein sequence is MAESAPMVTAEALLSEAGAVARRLEGFEVRPQQMAMAAAVRECMAKRGRLLVEAGTGVGKSFAYLIPAIERIVRSGERVVVVTHTINLQEQLIEKDIPLLNAVIPEEFSAVLVKGRGNYLSLRRLQLASKRADRLFPDEEERHALQQIEQWAYETRDGSLSTLPELARPSVWELAQSDAHNCMGRRCPTYEKCFYQAARRRMEHGDLLVCNHALFFSDLAMRSRGASFLPAYDHVIIDEAHDAEMVASEHFGLRVSEAGVEHLLRTLHHSGQQRGVLVTLKANPGADSIIAEALTRVSDAAEASRAFFDGVAVDIGDSDGATRLRSTLEEGAPAAEALGRLAASLRLLKGHLIDEEDQFELNAYAVRATELASSIEILASQSLPGCVYWAERSASARRRGTRRGSMSLRCAAIDAAPILAEHLFGRDISVVLTSATLTTGHSDFSHAVARFGCTDAETLELGSPFDFARQVRLHVDSSMPSPDAPGFVDALVPRVRRHLQATDGGAFVLFTSFTMLESVARRLEDELVSNGHSVLVQGRGVPRGLLLRRFRESERGVLFGTASFWQGIDVRGRALRNVIICKLPFDPPDQPLVEARRELIEARGGQPFMDDQLPRAVLRFRQGFGRLIRSSTDTGRVVVLDPRIVTKRYGRAFLSALPEGVTPIDDGIDLTWEEGATGGDPWASESA, encoded by the coding sequence GTGGCTGAGAGCGCACCCATGGTCACCGCGGAAGCGCTGCTTTCTGAAGCGGGCGCGGTCGCGCGTCGACTTGAGGGATTCGAGGTTCGACCTCAGCAGATGGCGATGGCCGCGGCGGTCCGCGAGTGCATGGCGAAGCGCGGGCGTCTGCTCGTCGAAGCGGGCACCGGCGTCGGCAAGAGCTTCGCCTATCTCATTCCCGCCATCGAGCGCATCGTTCGCTCCGGAGAGCGCGTGGTGGTCGTCACCCACACGATCAACCTTCAGGAGCAGCTCATCGAGAAGGACATTCCGCTTCTCAACGCGGTGATTCCCGAGGAGTTCAGTGCGGTCCTCGTCAAGGGAAGGGGCAACTACCTTTCGTTGCGACGCCTGCAACTGGCGAGCAAGCGCGCCGATCGTCTCTTTCCCGATGAAGAGGAGCGCCACGCGCTCCAGCAGATCGAGCAGTGGGCCTATGAAACGCGCGATGGTTCACTCAGCACACTGCCAGAGCTCGCACGGCCCTCCGTCTGGGAGCTCGCCCAGAGCGACGCGCACAATTGCATGGGGCGGCGCTGCCCCACCTATGAGAAGTGCTTCTATCAGGCGGCGCGGCGTCGCATGGAGCACGGTGACCTTCTTGTCTGCAACCATGCGCTCTTCTTCTCCGATCTGGCCATGCGATCGCGCGGCGCGAGCTTCCTGCCGGCCTACGACCATGTCATCATCGACGAGGCGCACGACGCGGAGATGGTCGCCTCCGAACACTTCGGCCTGCGCGTGAGCGAGGCAGGCGTGGAGCATCTCCTTCGCACGCTGCATCACTCCGGTCAGCAGCGCGGGGTGCTCGTGACGCTGAAGGCGAATCCCGGCGCGGATTCGATCATTGCCGAGGCGCTCACGCGCGTCTCCGATGCCGCCGAGGCATCTCGCGCCTTCTTCGACGGTGTCGCGGTGGACATCGGCGACAGCGATGGCGCCACGCGTCTGAGGTCGACGCTTGAAGAGGGCGCTCCCGCAGCGGAAGCGCTTGGCAGGCTTGCCGCATCGCTGCGCCTGCTGAAGGGACACCTGATTGATGAGGAGGACCAGTTCGAGCTGAACGCCTATGCGGTTCGGGCGACCGAGCTGGCCTCGTCGATTGAGATCCTTGCGTCGCAATCGCTCCCCGGGTGCGTCTACTGGGCGGAGCGCAGTGCCTCGGCGCGGCGGCGGGGCACCCGGCGCGGCTCAATGAGCCTGCGCTGCGCCGCCATCGATGCCGCGCCGATCCTCGCGGAGCATCTCTTCGGCCGCGACATTTCGGTCGTGCTCACGAGCGCCACGCTCACGACCGGGCACAGCGACTTCAGTCATGCCGTCGCCCGCTTCGGCTGCACCGATGCGGAGACGCTCGAACTCGGGAGCCCCTTCGACTTCGCGCGGCAGGTCCGCCTGCATGTCGACTCATCGATGCCGTCACCCGATGCGCCAGGATTCGTCGACGCACTTGTGCCGAGGGTTCGGCGCCATCTCCAGGCGACCGATGGCGGCGCGTTCGTGCTCTTCACCAGCTTCACGATGCTTGAATCAGTGGCGCGGCGCTTGGAAGACGAACTGGTTTCCAACGGCCACTCGGTCCTGGTGCAGGGGCGCGGTGTTCCGCGAGGCCTGCTGCTCAGGCGCTTTCGTGAGAGTGAGCGAGGCGTCCTCTTCGGCACGGCGAGCTTCTGGCAGGGGATCGATGTTCGGGGCCGCGCCCTGAGGAATGTCATCATCTGCAAGCTGCCCTTTGATCCGCCAGATCAGCCGTTGGTCGAGGCGAGGCGTGAACTCATCGAGGCTCGCGGCGGTCAGCCCTTCATGGATGATCAGCTTCCCCGAGCGGTTCTTCGCTTCCGACAGGGCTTCGGTCGGCTCATTCGATCGAGCACCGACACCGGGCGCGTGGTCGTGCTTGACCCGCGCATCGTGACCAAGCGCTATGGAAGGGCATTTCTTTCAGCGTTGCCCGAAGGGGTCACACCGATTGATGATGGCATCGATCTGACCTGGGAGGAAGGCGCAACAGGCGGCGACCCATGGGCGTCGGAGAGCGCGTAG
- a CDS encoding DUF1800 domain-containing protein, with the protein MPTPSLKPLSPEKFGYWHAHHLLLRAGFGGTPAQVRQLADLGLSRAVDLLVDFHRLPQDASESDDESRFDADIIRPLTEAERREQREARRRNDEAVLERFQRMRNDATRRDREQLGAMRRWWLTRMIETPRPLEERLTLFWHGHFATGYRTIEDSWHMYRQNLFFRANAAGNFGDLARGIIRDPAMLRYLDNNRNRRQQPNENLARELMELFTMGEGRYSERDIKEGARALTGYTFEDDTFVFQEREHDNGTKTILGRTGRWNGDDFVNILLESKATSEFIALKLYREFVCDLPDPLSSERRRFVDALARQLRESKYELRPVLRALFRSEHFHDSEHRASMIRSPVQLIVGTIRSLHTPARDLTLLASASEMMGQHLFQPPSVKGWDGGRAWINTSTLFVRQNVVVYLMTGQRPAGMRGQADTSTFDPMHLVADLGDRSRDPVAVVDYLTRFLLGGEIPPERREVLLAFLRDHGDRIDSHRLRGVLCLIAAMPEYQLC; encoded by the coding sequence ATGCCGACTCCCTCACTGAAGCCGCTTTCTCCAGAGAAGTTCGGCTACTGGCATGCGCATCACCTGCTCTTGAGGGCGGGCTTCGGCGGAACTCCGGCGCAGGTGCGGCAATTGGCGGACCTCGGACTCAGCCGGGCGGTCGATCTCCTCGTCGACTTCCATCGCCTGCCCCAGGACGCCTCCGAGTCCGATGACGAGAGTCGATTCGACGCCGACATCATTCGTCCGCTGACCGAGGCGGAACGGCGCGAGCAGCGCGAGGCGCGTCGCCGCAACGATGAAGCCGTGCTCGAGCGCTTCCAGCGCATGCGCAATGATGCCACACGGCGAGATCGCGAACAGCTCGGCGCCATGCGGCGCTGGTGGCTGACGCGGATGATCGAAACTCCGCGCCCCCTGGAAGAGCGGCTCACCCTCTTCTGGCATGGACACTTCGCGACGGGCTATCGCACCATCGAGGACAGCTGGCACATGTATCGCCAGAACCTCTTCTTCCGCGCGAATGCAGCGGGCAACTTCGGTGATCTTGCGCGGGGCATCATCCGCGACCCCGCCATGCTGCGCTACCTCGACAACAATCGCAACCGCCGGCAGCAGCCCAATGAGAACCTCGCGCGCGAACTCATGGAGCTCTTCACCATGGGTGAAGGTCGCTACAGCGAGCGCGACATCAAGGAGGGTGCCCGCGCACTCACGGGGTACACCTTCGAGGACGACACCTTCGTCTTTCAGGAGCGCGAGCACGACAACGGGACCAAGACGATTCTCGGCCGAACCGGCCGCTGGAACGGCGATGACTTCGTGAACATCCTGCTGGAGTCAAAGGCGACCTCGGAGTTCATTGCGCTCAAGCTCTATCGGGAGTTCGTCTGTGATCTTCCCGACCCCCTCTCCTCGGAGCGACGGCGCTTTGTCGACGCACTCGCTCGGCAGCTTCGCGAGTCGAAGTATGAGCTGCGGCCGGTGCTTCGCGCGCTCTTCCGCAGCGAGCACTTTCACGACTCCGAGCACCGCGCCTCGATGATCCGCAGCCCGGTCCAACTCATCGTGGGCACCATTCGCAGCCTGCACACCCCGGCACGCGACCTCACGCTCCTGGCGAGCGCCTCGGAGATGATGGGGCAGCACCTCTTCCAGCCGCCAAGCGTCAAGGGCTGGGATGGCGGTCGTGCGTGGATCAACACTTCCACGCTCTTCGTGCGGCAGAATGTGGTCGTCTACCTCATGACCGGACAGCGCCCTGCCGGCATGCGCGGACAGGCGGACACCTCGACCTTCGATCCCATGCACCTCGTGGCCGATCTTGGTGATCGATCGCGCGATCCCGTGGCGGTGGTCGACTACCTGACGCGCTTCCTGCTGGGAGGCGAGATTCCCCCCGAGCGGCGCGAAGTCCTGCTCGCGTTCCTCCGAGACCACGGCGATCGGATTGACAGCCACCGGCTTCGAGGCGTGCTTTGTCTCATTGCCGCGATGCCCGAGTACCAGCTCTGCTGA
- a CDS encoding DUF1501 domain-containing protein: protein MHDDQVPYSRRRFIQHGVALASLASTIPSFIQRSALGMLLPGTQGRTSLPGVPQDHVLVIVQLGGGNDGLNTVVPYGAPEYFRARPTLAVAEPGGQARGGAGVALELDRSLGLGLNPALEAMKALHDDGLLSIVQGVGYPNPNRSHFASMDIWETARLDGKGEGWIGRYFDNTCGGTPIPEGAIHIGRSAPLAMMGTIQKPVSFESADLFRWLGDDVHEALRDPYQAINRAGPVGSPAPGSQRDFLMRTALDAQVASDRIRAAVRKQPLVRYPQSDIARQLQVVGALIRDGLQTRVFYVSKGGFDTHANQPGGHANILRQVAEALRAFNDDLRAQGNQERVLTMVFSEFGRRVQQNASQGTDHGTAAPMFLMGPMVRPGIVGHHPNLADLDFGDLRFGLDFRGVYAAILEQWMGVAPEKVLGGRFAQPPILRA, encoded by the coding sequence ATGCACGATGATCAGGTCCCCTACAGCCGCCGTCGCTTCATTCAGCATGGCGTGGCGCTGGCGTCACTGGCGAGCACGATTCCATCGTTCATCCAACGCTCGGCGCTGGGCATGCTGCTTCCGGGCACGCAGGGGCGCACCAGTCTCCCGGGTGTTCCGCAGGATCATGTGCTGGTCATCGTGCAACTGGGAGGCGGCAACGATGGTCTCAACACCGTGGTGCCCTATGGTGCCCCGGAGTACTTCCGTGCCCGCCCGACGCTCGCGGTCGCCGAGCCCGGCGGGCAGGCGCGCGGCGGTGCCGGCGTCGCGCTCGAACTCGATCGCTCGCTCGGCCTGGGGCTGAACCCGGCTCTCGAGGCCATGAAGGCGCTGCACGACGACGGATTGCTCTCCATCGTGCAGGGCGTCGGCTATCCGAACCCGAATCGATCGCACTTCGCCTCGATGGACATCTGGGAGACGGCACGCCTCGATGGCAAGGGCGAGGGGTGGATCGGACGCTACTTCGACAACACCTGCGGAGGAACGCCCATTCCCGAGGGAGCGATTCACATCGGTCGCTCGGCGCCGCTCGCCATGATGGGCACGATCCAGAAGCCGGTCTCCTTCGAGAGCGCCGACCTCTTTCGATGGCTCGGCGACGATGTGCACGAGGCGCTGCGCGATCCATATCAGGCCATCAATCGAGCGGGTCCGGTGGGGTCCCCCGCGCCGGGAAGCCAGCGGGACTTCCTCATGCGCACCGCGCTTGATGCGCAGGTCGCCTCCGACCGGATTCGCGCGGCGGTGCGCAAGCAGCCGCTGGTGCGCTATCCGCAGAGCGACATTGCACGGCAGTTGCAGGTGGTGGGCGCCCTCATCCGCGACGGCCTCCAGACGCGCGTCTTCTATGTCAGCAAGGGCGGATTCGACACGCACGCCAATCAGCCGGGCGGACACGCGAACATTCTGCGCCAGGTGGCGGAAGCACTGCGCGCGTTCAACGACGACCTCCGTGCGCAAGGCAACCAGGAGCGCGTGCTCACGATGGTCTTCAGCGAGTTCGGCCGCCGCGTGCAGCAGAACGCAAGTCAGGGCACCGATCATGGCACGGCGGCGCCGATGTTCCTGATGGGCCCGATGGTTCGGCCGGGCATCGTGGGCCATCATCCGAATCTCGCGGATCTCGACTTCGGCGATCTCCGATTCGGCCTTGACTTTCGAGGCGTGTACGCGGCCATCCTCGAACAGTGGATGGGCGTTGCGCCGGAGAAGGTGCTGGGCGGGCGCTTTGCGCAACCGCCGATCCTGCGAGCCTGA
- a CDS encoding AarF/ABC1/UbiB kinase family protein: MDFLHINQTLRNVRRYGEILSTLARHGFGDVIQEMKLDRLVERGVSFMTAGHVSPEFDRLPRAVRLRKAMEELGPTFVKLGQVLSTRPDLVPPEWAEEFRALQDNVPQVPFEEIERRLDQEFGEERSSILRSVQHKALAAASMAQVHRAVLADGTHVVLKILRPGIREQTETDMEIMRALAGWAERSFSNMGYSPVEVVAEFARELAKEVDLTHEGRATERFRAQFKDDPDIVFPEVHWSATTQNVLALEEIKGVLLSRRKPDDLTPEECKKVVANGARAVLRQCLDFGFFHADPHPGNLFALPGGRIAFIDCGMTGQVEARTAQRLAELVSGVVSGETERVIAAVGALGDVDPSILEQAAVRADVRDFVGRFQNVPLDQLDLGPLLRDFFARLRTHRVRCPADLVLLIKALTTIESVGAELDPEFQMVEFARPYVERLVTRRYSLSAIRHRLAASLLGYAELAEDLPGEVRFLLTQVKRNRLAVNLEHRGLGRLVNTIEHASRNVAFALVIASMLVGSSILVLAAKEPGVGSLWFLGVAGFLAATVLAVLMIVSNRRLKE; the protein is encoded by the coding sequence ATGGACTTCCTCCACATCAATCAGACTCTGCGGAATGTCCGGCGCTATGGAGAGATCCTCTCCACGCTCGCACGGCATGGCTTCGGCGATGTCATCCAGGAGATGAAGCTCGACCGTCTCGTCGAGCGCGGCGTGAGTTTCATGACGGCGGGGCATGTTTCCCCGGAGTTCGATCGCCTCCCTCGAGCCGTGCGTCTCCGGAAGGCGATGGAGGAGCTGGGGCCCACCTTCGTGAAGCTCGGACAGGTGCTCAGCACACGGCCCGATCTTGTGCCGCCGGAGTGGGCCGAGGAGTTCAGGGCTCTTCAGGACAATGTCCCGCAGGTTCCCTTTGAAGAGATCGAGAGGCGCCTTGATCAGGAGTTTGGCGAGGAGCGATCGTCGATCCTCCGTTCGGTGCAGCACAAGGCGCTGGCGGCCGCGTCGATGGCGCAGGTGCATCGAGCCGTGCTTGCCGACGGCACCCATGTGGTGCTGAAGATCCTGCGGCCCGGAATCCGCGAGCAGACCGAAACCGACATGGAGATCATGCGCGCCCTCGCGGGGTGGGCGGAGCGCTCCTTCTCGAACATGGGCTACAGCCCCGTGGAGGTCGTGGCCGAGTTCGCACGCGAACTCGCCAAGGAGGTCGACCTCACCCATGAAGGTCGCGCCACCGAGCGCTTTCGGGCGCAGTTCAAGGACGACCCGGACATTGTCTTCCCCGAGGTGCACTGGAGCGCCACCACGCAGAATGTCCTTGCGCTCGAGGAGATCAAGGGCGTGCTCCTCTCTCGCCGCAAGCCCGACGATCTCACTCCCGAAGAGTGCAAGAAGGTCGTCGCCAACGGCGCCCGCGCGGTGCTGCGGCAATGTCTCGACTTCGGCTTCTTCCATGCCGACCCGCACCCGGGCAATCTCTTTGCGCTGCCTGGAGGGCGCATCGCATTCATCGACTGCGGCATGACGGGACAGGTCGAAGCGCGCACCGCGCAGCGCCTGGCGGAGCTCGTCTCCGGCGTCGTGAGCGGCGAGACGGAGCGCGTCATTGCGGCGGTTGGCGCCCTCGGTGATGTGGATCCTTCGATCCTCGAGCAGGCGGCAGTCCGCGCCGATGTCCGCGACTTCGTCGGGCGCTTCCAGAATGTACCGCTCGACCAGCTCGATCTCGGGCCCCTGCTTCGCGACTTCTTCGCTCGGCTCAGGACCCATCGCGTGCGCTGCCCCGCCGATCTGGTGCTGCTCATCAAGGCACTCACGACGATCGAGTCGGTCGGCGCCGAGCTCGACCCGGAGTTCCAGATGGTCGAGTTCGCCCGGCCCTATGTGGAGCGCCTCGTCACGCGTCGTTACAGCCTTTCGGCGATCCGCCACCGACTCGCGGCCAGCCTTCTCGGCTATGCCGAGCTGGCGGAGGATCTTCCCGGCGAGGTGCGCTTTCTTCTGACGCAGGTGAAGCGCAATCGCCTCGCGGTGAACCTCGAACATCGCGGGCTCGGGCGCCTCGTGAACACGATCGAACATGCCAGCCGCAATGTCGCCTTCGCACTCGTGATTGCGTCGATGCTCGTCGGCTCCTCGATCCTGGTGCTCGCGGCGAAGGAGCCCGGGGTCGGGTCGCTTTGGTTCCTGGGCGTCGCGGGATTCCTTGCAGCCACGGTGCTGGCCGTGCTCATGATCGTGAGCAATCGACGCCTGAAGGAGTGA
- the ychF gene encoding redox-regulated ATPase YchF, whose translation MECGIVGLPNVGKSTLFNALTAAKIEAANYPFCTIEPNVGVVPVPDARLGVLQRYITTQKVIPASVRLVDIAGLVRGASEGAGLGNKFLSHIREVDAILHVVRCFEDPDVTHVDGSPDPVRDAETIDTELMVADLQVVDGILERNRRIARSGDKEAIAKVSLLEKARTELDAGRPLRRGSWTPEELKLLREFGLISAKPVLFIANVDEDDLHGTGALATRLRQAAEAAGARVVPVCAKIEAELAELSESDRAELLESLGMKEPALASVARAAYELLGLQSYFTAGPKEIRAWTIHKGDTAPQAAGVIHTDFEKGFIRAECYGVKDLEEHGSEKAIRDAGRLRSEGRNYIMQDGDVVHFLFNV comes from the coding sequence ATGGAATGCGGCATCGTCGGACTTCCCAATGTCGGCAAGAGCACTCTCTTCAATGCGCTGACGGCGGCGAAGATCGAGGCGGCCAACTACCCCTTCTGCACCATCGAGCCCAATGTCGGCGTCGTGCCGGTGCCTGATGCGCGCCTCGGCGTGCTCCAGCGCTACATCACCACGCAGAAGGTGATTCCCGCGTCGGTGCGCCTCGTGGATATCGCCGGCCTCGTGCGCGGTGCGAGTGAAGGCGCCGGCCTCGGGAACAAGTTCCTCAGCCACATTCGAGAGGTCGATGCGATTCTGCATGTCGTCCGCTGCTTCGAGGACCCCGATGTCACCCATGTCGACGGCTCGCCCGACCCGGTGCGAGACGCCGAGACGATCGACACCGAGCTGATGGTCGCCGATCTCCAGGTCGTTGACGGCATCCTTGAGAGGAACCGCCGCATTGCCCGGAGCGGTGACAAGGAGGCGATCGCAAAGGTCTCTCTTCTCGAGAAGGCGCGCACGGAACTTGACGCCGGGCGACCGCTCCGGCGCGGCTCATGGACTCCCGAGGAACTCAAGCTCCTCCGCGAGTTCGGGTTGATCAGTGCGAAGCCCGTGCTCTTCATCGCCAATGTCGACGAGGACGATCTGCACGGGACGGGTGCACTTGCGACGCGCCTTCGCCAGGCGGCCGAAGCGGCGGGCGCCCGCGTGGTCCCCGTCTGCGCGAAGATCGAGGCGGAACTCGCGGAGCTCTCCGAGAGCGATCGCGCGGAACTGCTCGAGAGCCTCGGCATGAAGGAGCCGGCGCTCGCCTCCGTGGCGCGTGCGGCCTACGAACTGCTCGGGCTTCAGAGCTACTTCACTGCGGGTCCGAAGGAGATTCGTGCCTGGACCATTCACAAGGGTGACACCGCGCCGCAGGCTGCGGGTGTCATTCACACCGACTTCGAGAAGGGCTTCATCCGTGCCGAGTGCTACGGCGTGAAGGACCTCGAGGAGCATGGCAGTGAGAAGGCGATCCGCGACGCCGGACGCCTCCGCAGCGAAGGGCGCAACTACATCATGCAGGATGGCGATGTGGTGCACTTCCTCTTCAATGTGTAG
- the rsmG gene encoding 16S rRNA (guanine(527)-N(7))-methyltransferase RsmG has translation MQPPDQAFEGALAELGVELDSGDRARLGDYLALLYRENEVMNLTRVPVEQAWMRHIFDSLTPVPWLASLAEEVGGPLKVLDVGSGGGLPGIPMAVALASIAPGSTVTLLETTAKKAAFLRRAVEALRLEGVSVDAQRAETAAHDRGRHREQHDVVVSRAVGAMPVLVELTLPFVRPGGMAIYIKGERAEAEVEEARFVIGHLGGAVAELRQTPTGTLVRLSKNARTPRTFPRLPGEPARRPLLGPGRRAPRSASSPAKAPSIERRGHAAPRAKAPRGRRPPGGRARG, from the coding sequence ATGCAGCCGCCGGACCAGGCCTTCGAAGGTGCCCTCGCCGAACTTGGCGTGGAACTCGACTCGGGCGATCGAGCCCGACTCGGCGACTATCTCGCGCTTCTCTATCGCGAGAACGAGGTGATGAACCTCACGCGCGTGCCCGTTGAACAGGCGTGGATGCGCCACATCTTCGACAGTCTGACACCGGTGCCATGGCTTGCGTCGCTCGCCGAGGAAGTGGGCGGGCCATTGAAGGTGCTCGATGTCGGAAGCGGCGGTGGACTCCCCGGCATTCCCATGGCGGTGGCGCTCGCATCGATCGCGCCGGGCAGCACCGTGACGCTGCTCGAGACGACGGCCAAGAAGGCCGCGTTCCTTCGGCGGGCCGTTGAGGCGCTGCGGCTCGAGGGTGTGTCAGTCGACGCGCAGCGCGCCGAGACGGCGGCGCATGACCGGGGCCGCCATCGCGAGCAGCACGATGTCGTCGTGAGCCGGGCCGTGGGCGCGATGCCGGTGCTGGTCGAGTTGACGCTGCCATTTGTTCGCCCGGGTGGCATGGCGATCTACATCAAGGGCGAGCGCGCCGAGGCGGAAGTGGAGGAGGCGCGCTTCGTCATCGGGCACCTCGGAGGCGCGGTCGCCGAGCTTCGCCAGACTCCGACGGGCACGCTCGTGCGGCTCTCCAAGAATGCGCGCACGCCGCGCACCTTTCCGCGACTGCCCGGTGAACCGGCCCGCCGGCCGCTGCTGGGGCCCGGACGCCGGGCACCGCGCTCCGCGTCATCACCCGCGAAGGCTCCATCGATCGAGCGCCGTGGGCACGCTGCGCCCCGGGCGAAGGCCCCGCGTGGTCGACGGCCTCCGGGAGGGAGAGCGCGTGGCTGA
- a CDS encoding FtsW/RodA/SpoVE family cell cycle protein, whose translation MSSQALPVPSLPSRAFGVAPAARHARGLGRGRVNWLTPAWLVVIAALFLSVIGVEAIGTTDPGRSARQALFMAVGLIALLGVTVLPERWLRRGAWLALAVAIVLLVFVMLPGIPEWIVRPRNGSRRWISLGFTDLQPSELAKFAWCLVMADWLRRGDEHRRLPGLFVPFLITLVPAILILIEPDLGTTLLFVPALFAVILAAGAKKRHVAGILLACAIAAPLTYPFLRPHQRERIDAMVAQIRGDDRFAQDIGFQADRAMTVAGAGGAWGVGQDHARALIIHNALPEEHNDMIFAVIVCRWGAVGGALVACAVILFVAAGLWTAAMSRDPFGRLVVVSAVALMATQSTINIGMTVGLLPITGMTLPFVSYGGSSMVASWMLVGLILSVGLQRPRYFERPSFEFREA comes from the coding sequence GTGAGTTCACAGGCGCTGCCTGTTCCGTCGCTGCCATCGAGAGCGTTCGGCGTGGCGCCAGCCGCCCGCCATGCGCGCGGCCTTGGACGGGGGCGCGTCAACTGGCTCACCCCCGCGTGGCTGGTGGTGATCGCGGCGCTCTTCCTGAGCGTGATCGGCGTGGAGGCGATCGGCACGACCGATCCCGGGCGCTCCGCGCGGCAGGCGCTCTTCATGGCAGTCGGCCTCATCGCGTTGCTTGGCGTGACGGTGCTTCCCGAGCGCTGGCTTCGCCGGGGTGCCTGGTTGGCGCTCGCGGTGGCGATCGTCCTGCTCGTCTTCGTGATGCTTCCCGGGATCCCCGAATGGATCGTCCGCCCGCGCAACGGATCGCGCCGTTGGATCAGTCTGGGGTTCACCGATCTTCAGCCGAGCGAACTTGCAAAGTTCGCGTGGTGCCTGGTCATGGCCGATTGGCTCCGGCGCGGTGATGAGCATCGACGACTGCCGGGGCTTTTCGTGCCGTTTCTCATCACGCTCGTGCCCGCGATCCTGATTCTCATCGAGCCCGATCTCGGAACGACACTTCTCTTCGTCCCCGCGCTCTTTGCAGTCATTCTCGCCGCAGGAGCGAAGAAGCGCCATGTTGCGGGAATCCTCCTGGCGTGCGCCATTGCGGCGCCGCTCACCTATCCCTTCCTCAGGCCGCACCAGCGCGAGCGCATTGATGCAATGGTGGCGCAGATCCGGGGCGATGATCGTTTCGCGCAGGACATCGGCTTCCAGGCCGATCGCGCGATGACGGTCGCGGGCGCCGGTGGCGCCTGGGGCGTTGGGCAGGACCACGCCCGCGCGCTGATCATCCACAACGCGCTGCCCGAAGAGCACAACGACATGATCTTCGCGGTGATCGTCTGCCGCTGGGGTGCAGTTGGCGGTGCGCTCGTGGCATGTGCGGTGATTCTCTTCGTTGCAGCGGGACTCTGGACGGCGGCGATGTCACGCGACCCCTTCGGACGATTGGTCGTGGTGAGCGCGGTGGCGCTCATGGCGACGCAATCGACGATCAACATCGGAATGACCGTCGGACTCCTTCCGATCACTGGCATGACGCTGCCCTTCGTGAGCTACGGGGGAAGCAGCATGGTCGCCTCATGGATGCTGGTCGGGCTGATTCTCTCGGTGGGATTGCAGCGCCCGAGGTACTTCGAGCGCCCGAGCTTCGAGTTCCGCGAGGCGTGA